Within the Pan troglodytes isolate AG18354 chromosome 2, NHGRI_mPanTro3-v2.0_pri, whole genome shotgun sequence genome, the region aaaaacaaacaaacaaacaaacaaaaaacacctcacAGTTTAGGCAtataccattattattttttaaaacagtagctATACTTACAATTAAAAACCTGGTATTAGAATTGCAAACATGGATTCATAGTTCATACTGTTAAGGCTTGTTTTCAAAATGGTGTcgagttaaaaatatttaaacactttTCTTAATTTATTGACAGTAGCAATTACAAGGCTAAAAACTGAAGTTCCTTTACCTGTTTACATGTTTTCTATcctcctgctttttcttttctattctatagatattaaagTGTCTTATATTTCAGATATagtcttatatttttcttaataagaaGAGTTGGTTAAAGTATGTGATGGGAAATAGCCCAAGAAAGGAAATTGTGGACACTTGTTTTTAATCCGGATGTTTGTGTGCTCTTCTCTTAAAATATCATGGAAGTTAAATTTTCTCATGATGAGGGAAAAGAATGTGACTGTTCGTAGCAAGGCATGCCTTAAAGCTTCCTTCAGTTTGCGGGGAAGAAAACAATACGGGGAACAAAAGACAGCGATGGTTAAAAATCCCACTGTCATGTTTTAGCTTCAGTTTCTTGATGAACTCCAAAACTTACAATGTTACTTTCTTTCTCTGGCGATTATCAGGAACAGAGTATTATGGCGCATATGGGCATTGACTCAGGAACCACTAACATTTTTGATGAAGTAGACAAGAGTGACTTTAAAACTGACTTTGGTTCGGAATTTCCAGTAGGTTCAATCTTTGATTCTTATTGACAATTAAGAATTAACCCGCTCCCATCCCAGCCTGTCTCTATCCTTCTGTGTTCTCAGAATGACTTGCACATTTGTGATATGTAATCTTGCCATATTCTTCCTTTGGTACAATTATCATCTGACACAATTGGGTCATCCTCAGTTTTGGTTGCATGGCCTACTCTGTAAATTCTAACACTCCTGTCCTCCTagttggctaacttttttgttcattttgagcTCATCATCATCTCATTAATGCGTGAATGTAGTTTCACGATGACAGTCCATGTTGATTTGCTATGTATATGTTCAGCTTCTATATAATAGCTTTGGTGGCTTTGGGCCTATTATACATTCTTCTACtttatttcaatataattatAATGTGTTCTTTCTCGTGAATCAcaatatataactttaaaaaaaattgtttggagTACAGACCAAAACCTTTATGTCTATTATTCATTAGTCTTACTAGtttattattatgtatatgtTTCTGTACGAAATGTAGCCCTACGAGAAAAACACTTACCCATaattctgcttttatctttagCTTTCCAGGTAGTGTAGACACATTTCTTATGTGTGTGGTTGtcattttctcatctacaaaatggaggGTGATGCTCACAGATTCGTACTGATCTGAATATGAATTTTGTGGAAATTAACaaaatttcttcatatttttttgcTAAGTGGTTAAGTAGGAAAAGGTGTATAAGTGTCTTACGTGTGTGTTTTGGTATGTAGCACTGTGGTTTGGTTTTGCTGGCTTTCATTTACAATCTCCAACATTTGTTTTACATGACTTAGATTTTTTCTCCTATGCCTGGAGAATCCTGTGAGAATGCCAACACTTCCTTGGGCAGAAGAGTGTCAGTTAATTGTGAGAAGTTGGTGAAGAGGGAAAAGCCAAGGGAATTAATTTTTCCATCTAATTACGACCTCCTTCGCCACTTACAGTATGCAACACATTTTCCTATACCTCTGGTAAGTCATTGCTTCAGTTAATCTATACcctgattattttattataagatcAATAACTGTTGAACGTCAGATTATTCAACTGTATTCTTGACTAATAATGATAGCAGGTGAGTTTTTTGCATTTGCTCCTGCTTCTGTTCTAATTCTGATCTTAAGCTTATGTACTGAGGTTGTCCGAATTTGTAGTGATATTAGTGACTAATtagatttagaaaatgaaattttctatATTAGTATCCTTTTATTAAAGAGCATTTGAGTCACTGCAGGTGATgtctaaatgtgttttttttcttttctttttttttttttgagatggagtttcattcctgttgcccaggctggagtacagtggcacgatcttggctcaccacaacctctgcctcccaggttcaagtgattattttgcctcagcctcccgagtagctgggattacaggcatctgccaccacgcctggctaattttttgtatttttagtagagacagggtttcaccattttgggcaggctggtctcgaactcctgacctcaggtgatccgtccgcctaggcctctcaaagtgctgggattacaggcgtgagccaccgtgccaggcgtAAATGTGTTTTAATTTGAAAGTAAATTTGCTGAGTAGCTTTTATGTGCACTATATTATGGTAGGTACTTCTAGTCAGTAAGAGTTTTGAGGCATAGGAAAGACGGGAGACAAATGTCAGCAAGAATTTTGAGGCATAGGAAAGACGGGAGACAAACATCTATAAATGGCAAGCACTCAAATACGTGCAATAATTGAGTAAAAACACAAATTCTTACTGGAAGGTGAGCCAGTTGACATTTCTGGGCCCCTTCCACTCTCAAAGAATGAGTATTGGAGAGAACAAGAGTATTTTAGTTGAAAAATTGGGTAAGACTTCATAGAGGCTTGTACAAGATAGGCTCAGATTTGGACTGGTTGAATTTAAGAATTGTATAGCAAATGGGAAATGCTTGGCAGGAAATTTACCATTTGACTCTTAGCAAAGTGATGTGCTTTATTCTAAAGGGTAACAAAATTGGTTtcttaatattagaaataaaaattgggtcaaaatttgaaataaaaagtttattcttGGCTTCACTaactttttttctggatttttattttaagtacaatTTCAGGGAGTCATTTTTTTCATTGGGTGTTACTTTTACATATAAAAAGCATaattgggccgggcgtggtggctcatgcctgtaatcccagcactttgggaggccgaggtgggcggatcacgagatcaggagatcgagaccatcctggctaacatggtgaaaccccgtatctactaaaaatacaaaaaattagcaggcctggtggcgggcgcctgtagtcccagcttctcaggaggctgaggcaggagaatggcgtgaaccccggaggtggaccttgcagtgagccgagatcacaccactgcactccagcctgggcgacagagcgagactctgtctcaaaatagaaaaagtaattgTAGATGTATTACATTACTTTCTGggtatcttctaggagtttttatCAGCAAAACAAAGTATTCtgttaagttatttatttatttatttattttggtattttggaATATCTCCTGAAATGACTTTCAAAATTACCAaacccatttatttttttcttattacagttaaaagtctcttttttttgtaatttttctatgtCCAGGGCCATTTCAAAACTTGTCAAATTATCAAacccatatttttttccttattacaaTTAAtccattttttgttaatttttctatgtCCAGGGATATGTCAAAACTTGCCAAAGTTTGTTCTTATTTATCACTGCCTGAATAATATCTGTGCTTTTCTACTGTTACCTACAGACATTATTCATTTATAATATAATGGAATAATCTCACAGTTTATTTAGGGGAGCAGAAAGGGTAGCCTTATATTTTAGAGATGTATCCTGAAGAATTTATAGATGAACTATCATGATGTCtgggatttgtttttaaaatattctgggtAAAAAAGGGAGACAATATTAACATCCGGAGTTTATTTAATAGTAATATACCAATGTTAACTTCTTAGTTTCACCAAATGTACTGTGGTTCTCttaagtcatttacattagaGAAAACTGGCTGAATGGCGTatggaactctctgtactattttgcaACTTCTCTGTAAATTGGAAATTACtctaataaaaagtttatttaaaagaaagaattaaggGGGGTGATAAATTAAGCAAAGATGGCAAAATGTTGAAAGTGTTTGAAACTGGTTGAATGGTTGAGGGTTATGTGTTCCTTTCTTGGGTAAACAGAGCTTTGCATGTCTCTCTCCCAGGTGTCTGGGTGTCAGAGCTGGACACTAAGCCTCAGCTTCTTTATTCTGTTGTTCCTGTGACCTTGGTTTTACAGCCTTTCCCTGCATTTAACATTCTACTTCCTTGGAAGAAAGAGCTTAAATGATTTTCAGTGACCACATGTCATAATGAATCATGAGATAATTTAACTATAACAATTCATGAAAGAACTGCTAGACAATTGATATTGTAGGATACATTTTTTAATAGCCTTCCACCACTGGTTGCCCTAAACTCCCTGTTACCATGAGTTCAATTCAGAAGAAGCCAAAGGATATGCTAATATAACACTGACTTTAGGAATGCTActgtctgtttttttccccttaataaaaagagaaaatctgactAGCTTCTCATTGCATGTGAGGAGACTATAAAAATATGGTTAAGAAAAGTGTTTTCCATGTCCCCATCTGTCATATGGGGCCCTACTAAATGAAGACCAAAGAGAAGAGGACTAAAGGGGGCTTGACCAAAGATTCAGAAAAAATAGTTTCATGATGCTATTCTGTGAATAATACTTGATCTGCCCATTAGTGAACCATGTTTCCTAGACTACCAGCAAACACAGGTTCTAGTGGATAGGCATTCTACAGCCTGCAACTGAGGTAAGTCATTTACACTGTGTCAGATGTGTGAGGCTGCTGGAGTTTCTGTCATTATCATTAGCTAGCTAGAATTGTATAGCATTATCTTGTTGTATGTTTTGTAATAGGCACttcatgcattttctcatttattattcacTGCAGAGTCAGAATATTTTTATGGAATTGTAGATAGGATTTTCaagctttagaaaataatttgtgaaatgCAAAAATAAGTTTGGAATCAAACTTGTTTTCCTAGCTTTCAGGAACACCATTTCTTAATCATTGCAGCTAATGCAAATGGATTTACCAGCGGTTTTTATATGGGCTTATTTtactaatgaaataaaaaacacaaagtcATCATGTATGCTTATCTAAATTTTTCCAATATTCTTTTTCCTAATAAGTCTTTTATTTAATGCTGTGTATTCTTTCTGCATCACCAGCAGTGGAGAGAATTTGATCAGAGTTGTGACTCTGAGAGCTGGAGTCAGCTTATACTttattgtgatttatttatttacttatttatttgagacagagtctcgctctttttgcccaggccggagtgcagtggcgcagtctcagctcactgcaacctctgcctcccaggttcaaatgattctcctgcctcagcctcccaagtcgctgagattacaggcgtgcactatcACAgcaggctaaattttgtatttttagtacagagggggtttcatcatgtgggCCAGGCTAATCTCTGACCCTTGACctgagatccgcccacctcagcctcccaaagtgtgtgagccaccacgcccggctggagTCACCTATACTTTAAACTGGGGCCCTACGTGGAGTCAGGTTCATCTTTCTGGACCTGGGTGGCACTGAGTAGCTCAGCCTGTGCTACATTCCTAACACGGCCTTGCTATGTGAAGTCAGTGTATCTGTTTTATAAAGACCATCTGACTGGTGCTGTTTTACCATTGATGTGCTATCGATGTGATTTTCTAGTTCCAAAACACTAGTTTCAGTAGTTAGTATAACTTAACAACTCCCTCTGAAATGTTACAGGGCCTCTGTGTTTCATGTTACTTCAAAATAGAAATGAGAAGTCACTAAATGTATTATTACTAACATCAGGAAGCCTTTATTATAACCTACAGATAgaatataattacaaataataCATTAAAGATTGTCTGTATTTTTCAAgcctttttataaataaaagcttTTGGTTATTGTGTTAGAAAAAAATTCGACATTAAAAATTGGAGGAGTAATGAGTTGAAAGATTACCATCTTTTGAAGTGATGGATTAGAAATAAAATAGGCACAAGTTGTTTTATGTaagctgcattttttaaaagtaatctgAAAGGCTTTAAAATTATGTTGCTGGTGGGCTTTCTGGTAACTTacatggaaattattttttatatttttatcaagaAGTCAGTTCCAGGCATTTAAATGAATAACTCATGAATACCTTTGGGTCTATGTCATGGACCTCTTTTGGATTTCAAGGATATTGCAGGATTTTACATTCGTTCAATGAGACTCTTTAGTTTTTTGTACAAATATTTGGGTTAATGAGTAGCAGCAAGCCTAACAATAAAGCTTGACTTGCATTTAGAAACAGGATTTCTAAGTAAACCTGTCCATATTTGCTAGCTAACTGTATTTTTTCGtactgagttgtttttttttttaaatctttcaaaGCTATAATTAACTTTATGGTCCAGTAAGGCCAGAATTGGTAGCACAAAAAATCCTGTCTTTTATGCATTATTTTCacatcttaatttttctttctgagccTTGGTCTCTTTAGGTGAGGCAAAAGTCTCAGTGACCTTTGAGCGGAATGCTTTTGAGAGGTGATAGTACAGGATAGGATCAAAGCACAGGTTCGACACAGCCAGGAGCAGTGTAGCCTCTTTGGCTTTGAAGAGTGAAATCCTGGTTGAGCAATCAGTTATGACTTCTGTCTGGCTGAGGGTATACGGGATTCGGACAATGTGGTAAGGAACAAAGCATATGATGTAGCCCGTGGTCACTAAAAGTATGTTGATGAGAGCCTTTTTCACATTTGGGTAATTTTCATTATCTTTGTTTCTGTAGAGCTGTCGAATTACAAGGCAATTGGATATTAAAATGATggctgagaaatttaaaaatattgctacACATATGAAATTTGTCAGCAAATGCCAATTTCTTCCAAATTCCTTTTTAAACTCCATACAACCCACATTTGACTTTTCCTTGATGTCTTTGATGGGAATCATCATATTTGGCACCATTATAAGAAGGACCATTAGCCACACAACGGTTGATATCATTTTGGCAAATCCGGGTTCTTGTATTCGGTAGATCTTGCAGCTGTGTGTCAGCTGAAGACAGCGGTCAATGCTGACAAATGCTAAGAAGATAATTGATAAATACATATTGATATAGATGAGGCAGGCTGTTACTTGGCAGTGGAATATCTTCAGCTTCCAAGGTGCCACACCCAAGTCAACAACAATTTTCACT harbors:
- the GPR171 gene encoding G-protein coupled receptor 171; the encoded protein is MTNSSFFCPVYKDLEPFTYFFYLVFLVGIIGSCFATWAFIQKNTNHRCVSIYLINLLTADFLLTLALPVKIVVDLGVAPWKLKIFHCQVTACLIYINMYLSIIFLAFVSIDRCLQLTHSCKIYRIQEPGFAKMISTVVWLMVLLIMVPNMMIPIKDIKEKSNVGCMEFKKEFGRNWHLLTNFICVAIFLNFSAIILISNCLVIRQLYRNKDNENYPNVKKALINILLVTTGYIICFVPYHIVRIPYTLSQTEVITDCSTRISLFKAKEATLLLAVSNLCFDPILYYHLSKAFRSKVTETFASPKETKAQKEKLRCENNA